One Thermococcus eurythermalis DNA segment encodes these proteins:
- a CDS encoding ABC transporter ATP-binding protein, giving the protein MIIRTKHLTKRFGHITALDSVSIGIGEGVTLILGPNGGGKSTFLNLCAGTYRPTEGVIRVFGGDPWADANVRQRFGVSFDPPALPKHRTGREWLEFLAEIRGGSTSDIIEAFSLGGFLDRRISTYSAGMMKRLSIASAFVGEPELVLLDEPLVNLDFDAIPEIVGLLERFASEGLSIVVVSHIWKPFLEFADRVVVIAGGRVKHDGSVEEVASALSLI; this is encoded by the coding sequence ATGATAATCCGGACAAAACACCTTACAAAACGTTTTGGCCACATAACAGCGCTCGATTCGGTCAGCATCGGAATTGGTGAGGGCGTTACCTTAATCCTGGGGCCCAACGGGGGAGGCAAGAGCACCTTTCTGAACCTCTGTGCTGGAACGTACAGGCCCACTGAAGGTGTGATCCGGGTCTTCGGGGGCGATCCCTGGGCCGACGCGAACGTTAGACAGAGGTTTGGTGTGTCTTTTGACCCTCCTGCCCTACCGAAGCACAGGACGGGGCGTGAGTGGCTTGAGTTCCTGGCTGAGATTAGGGGCGGGTCTACGTCGGATATCATTGAGGCGTTTTCACTTGGGGGCTTTCTCGATAGGAGGATTTCCACGTACTCGGCAGGAATGATGAAGCGGTTGAGCATAGCATCTGCGTTCGTGGGGGAGCCAGAGCTTGTCCTGCTGGATGAGCCGCTTGTGAACCTTGATTTTGATGCGATACCTGAAATCGTCGGCCTGTTGGAGCGTTTTGCCTCTGAGGGTCTGTCTATTGTTGTGGTTTCTCACATATGGAAGCCGTTCCTTGAGTTCGCGGACAGGGTGGTAGTCATAGCAGGAGGGAGGGTGAAGCATGATGGTAGCGTGGAGGAGGTTGCTTCTGCTCTCAGTCTTATTTAG
- a CDS encoding PEGA domain-containing protein, with amino-acid sequence MMVAWRRLLLLSVLFSGLLAPSASSTPVFFEFDGQVRAGNLTSVAPIVLNLSEGDWPVELSVGNVTLVLNVSVGDAPLVVEINESLLRRSLGGFSTATVFLSGREVPSIESEKTPCMAAPDWSEGEGESSARGPSRPVPMETVLFSPCREREYLLLPSGVPVVAEYGGVKKYCLIRISEGGGGWSSQGGCSFAYIENAVSSVPVEITSRPCNATVYINGFHLFGEWFTPMVVHLPLTPELSPYNVSIGARGYPFVSGVVNSTEKRVALYADLSALSRVVLVHSGAGVLEVLTEPANASLKIFAGNNEVFSGRSPIKLVLPEGVYTLSASLPGYGGIVENVTVPANESVSLDLTLSLLPANLRITTVPSGAEVRIGNVTCTSPCSLNLTAGVYNVSASLPRYLPSSVLVGLAPGESQAISLELVQMPVLRILTSPEGATVTVGGEQCFTPCNITLAPGSYSVTVEKSGYEKAVLVVSLNAGDVSVVNVSLRKEPLPTSPSPVDALKTSHEVNKVTETVSRQEGINWKPALVVFSLLALVVVFAKMRG; translated from the coding sequence ATGATGGTAGCGTGGAGGAGGTTGCTTCTGCTCTCAGTCTTATTTAGCGGGCTCTTGGCGCCGTCTGCATCTTCGACCCCTGTGTTTTTTGAGTTTGACGGCCAGGTAAGGGCTGGAAACCTGACTTCGGTGGCCCCTATCGTGCTGAACCTGAGTGAAGGGGACTGGCCCGTTGAGCTCTCCGTTGGAAACGTTACCCTCGTTCTCAACGTGAGCGTTGGTGATGCTCCCCTGGTGGTTGAGATTAATGAGTCGCTTCTGAGAAGGTCATTGGGCGGTTTCTCGACAGCCACAGTCTTTCTTTCAGGCAGAGAGGTGCCTTCAATAGAATCCGAGAAGACCCCGTGTATGGCGGCCCCGGATTGGAGTGAGGGTGAAGGCGAGAGCTCGGCGAGGGGGCCTTCAAGGCCGGTTCCAATGGAAACTGTTCTCTTCTCGCCGTGTCGCGAAAGGGAATACCTTCTCCTTCCCAGCGGCGTTCCTGTGGTCGCCGAGTATGGGGGTGTCAAAAAATACTGCCTCATCAGGATTTCTGAGGGAGGCGGCGGCTGGAGCTCACAGGGAGGGTGCTCCTTCGCGTATATTGAAAACGCGGTATCTTCCGTCCCCGTGGAGATAACATCGAGACCCTGCAACGCTACCGTCTACATCAACGGCTTTCATCTCTTCGGGGAGTGGTTCACTCCTATGGTGGTTCACCTTCCGCTCACTCCTGAGCTGAGCCCCTACAATGTATCCATCGGTGCGAGAGGCTATCCATTTGTCTCTGGCGTCGTGAATTCAACTGAAAAAAGGGTAGCCCTTTATGCGGATCTATCCGCTCTCTCACGCGTTGTTTTGGTCCACTCCGGGGCGGGAGTACTTGAAGTCCTAACCGAGCCTGCCAATGCTAGTCTAAAAATCTTTGCGGGAAATAATGAGGTTTTCTCTGGTAGAAGTCCCATTAAACTCGTCCTTCCTGAGGGAGTTTACACGCTCAGTGCGTCTCTTCCAGGGTATGGGGGCATCGTTGAAAACGTGACAGTCCCCGCCAACGAAAGCGTTTCGCTCGACCTCACCCTTAGCCTTCTGCCTGCGAACCTCCGTATTACCACTGTCCCTTCCGGGGCAGAGGTGAGAATTGGGAACGTAACCTGTACTTCTCCCTGCTCCCTGAACCTGACTGCAGGTGTCTACAACGTTTCTGCTTCGCTTCCAAGGTATCTTCCAAGCTCTGTCCTTGTTGGGCTCGCACCCGGAGAATCACAGGCCATCTCCCTGGAACTCGTTCAGATGCCCGTCCTGAGGATTTTAACATCGCCAGAGGGTGCTACCGTTACTGTGGGTGGCGAACAGTGCTTCACTCCCTGCAACATCACGTTGGCTCCCGGCAGCTACAGCGTGACCGTAGAAAAAAGCGGCTATGAGAAAGCCGTGCTTGTGGTATCCCTTAACGCGGGTGACGTGAGCGTGGTCAACGTCTCCCTGAGGAAAGAACCGTTGCCAACTTCACCTTCCCCCGTGGACGCCCTTAAAACCAGTCACGAAGTCAACAAAGTTACGGAGACTGTGTCGCGGCAGGAGGGGATAAACTGGAAACCGGCACTGGTAGTTTTTTCATTGCTGGCTCTTGTCGTTGTGTTTGCCAAAATGCGTGGGTGA
- a CDS encoding KaiC domain-containing protein has product MVRKVKTGIPGMDEILHGGIPERNAVLLSGGPGTGKTIFSQQFLWNGLQMGEPGIYVALEEHPVQVRQNMAEFGWDVRKYEEEGMFAMVDAFTAGIGKSKEYEKYIVHDLTDIREFIDVLRTAVKDINAKRVVIDSVTTLYINKPAMARGIVMQLKRVLAGLGVTSILVSQISVGERGFGGPGVEHGVDGIIRLDLDEIDGELKRSLIVWKMRGTSHSMRRHPFDITDKGIVVYPDKVLKRKTVVEVE; this is encoded by the coding sequence ATGGTCAGGAAAGTCAAGACGGGCATCCCTGGCATGGACGAAATTCTCCATGGGGGAATCCCCGAGAGGAACGCTGTCCTTCTCAGCGGCGGGCCGGGAACGGGGAAGACGATATTCAGCCAGCAGTTCCTCTGGAACGGCCTCCAGATGGGTGAGCCTGGCATCTACGTTGCCCTTGAGGAACATCCCGTTCAGGTAAGGCAGAACATGGCCGAGTTCGGCTGGGACGTCAGGAAGTACGAGGAAGAAGGAATGTTCGCGATGGTCGATGCCTTCACCGCGGGCATTGGTAAGAGCAAGGAGTACGAGAAGTACATCGTCCACGACCTCACCGACATCAGGGAGTTCATAGACGTCCTCAGGACGGCCGTGAAGGACATAAACGCCAAGAGGGTCGTCATAGACTCAGTGACAACGCTCTACATCAACAAGCCGGCGATGGCGAGGGGCATCGTCATGCAGCTCAAGCGCGTTTTGGCCGGTCTTGGAGTTACGAGCATACTCGTGAGCCAGATAAGTGTCGGCGAACGCGGGTTCGGCGGTCCGGGAGTTGAGCACGGCGTTGACGGCATAATAAGGCTCGACCTTGACGAGATTGACGGCGAGCTCAAGCGCTCGTTGATAGTCTGGAAGATGCGCGGGACAAGCCACAGCATGAGGAGGCACCCGTTCGATATCACCGACAAAGGAATAGTCGTTTACCCGGACAAAGTTCTCAAGAGGAAGACCGTTGTTGAGGTTGAGTGA
- the speD gene encoding adenosylmethionine decarboxylase, which yields METIGFHYVVEAAGCDPEVLGNADKIRQIFLEAAKVGNMEVKSSYFFKFSPTGVSGVVIVAESHISIHTWPEKGYAALDVYTCGTKAEPEKAVDYILEQLKAKYAHVSEIKRGIEEDDETFTHMIMTWEEALRKNGNGS from the coding sequence ATCGAGACTATTGGGTTTCACTACGTTGTTGAAGCCGCGGGGTGCGATCCAGAGGTTCTCGGTAACGCTGACAAGATAAGGCAGATATTCCTTGAGGCGGCAAAGGTAGGCAACATGGAAGTCAAGTCAAGCTACTTCTTCAAGTTCTCACCGACCGGCGTCAGCGGTGTAGTTATCGTCGCCGAGAGCCACATCTCAATCCACACCTGGCCAGAGAAGGGCTACGCCGCACTTGACGTTTACACCTGCGGAACCAAGGCCGAGCCCGAGAAGGCCGTTGACTACATCCTCGAACAGCTCAAGGCCAAGTACGCCCACGTTTCCGAGATAAAGCGCGGAATCGAGGAGGACGACGAGACTTTCACCCACATGATAATGACGTGGGAAGAGGCCCTGAGGAAGAATGGAAACGGAAGTTAA
- a CDS encoding protein translocase subunit SecF produces MAKKKAKKPGETNEFRAKKREKLRFLAEMEPKKMITYPLAVFIVALLLVAVHFPPLGIELRGGVVVTGYGISADPDQVEKWLGDQLGFSVNVESFTSVDGSKGIRVYTPANADPTQIIKALKQKYPDADYTHSEVLPTFGELAKRQGIRAIAFAFLAMAVVVFLFFRNPVSSLAIIFSALSDMIIAIALMGVFGIQLTTATIAALLMLIGYTVDSNILLTTKLTRRKEDTIEEAYLSAVSTGFTMSTTTLGALFMLWLISTSPTIDNIAIVLIFGLLADFMNTWVFNAGVLRWYLTTRGVKA; encoded by the coding sequence ATGGCCAAGAAGAAGGCTAAAAAGCCCGGGGAGACCAATGAGTTCCGGGCGAAAAAACGCGAAAAGCTCCGGTTTTTGGCTGAAATGGAACCGAAAAAGATGATAACCTATCCACTCGCCGTCTTTATAGTGGCCCTGCTCTTAGTGGCGGTTCACTTCCCGCCGCTTGGCATTGAGCTCAGGGGCGGTGTCGTGGTTACTGGCTACGGGATAAGCGCCGACCCCGACCAGGTCGAGAAATGGCTGGGTGACCAGCTTGGGTTCTCCGTCAATGTCGAGAGCTTTACGAGCGTTGATGGGTCAAAGGGAATTCGCGTTTACACCCCCGCTAACGCTGACCCCACCCAGATTATTAAGGCCCTCAAGCAGAAGTACCCAGATGCAGACTACACTCACAGCGAGGTTCTTCCAACGTTCGGTGAGCTCGCCAAGAGACAGGGCATTAGGGCCATAGCGTTTGCCTTCCTGGCAATGGCCGTGGTGGTCTTCCTGTTCTTCAGGAACCCGGTCTCGTCGCTGGCGATAATTTTCTCGGCACTCTCAGACATGATAATTGCAATTGCGCTGATGGGTGTCTTTGGAATCCAGCTGACGACGGCAACGATAGCGGCCCTGCTGATGCTCATCGGTTACACCGTTGACAGCAACATACTCCTCACCACCAAGCTCACGCGCAGGAAGGAGGACACCATAGAGGAGGCCTACCTCAGCGCTGTTTCAACGGGCTTCACCATGAGCACGACGACCCTTGGAGCTCTGTTTATGCTGTGGCTGATTTCAACGTCGCCGACGATAGACAACATAGCCATAGTCCTCATATTCGGTCTCCTCGCGGACTTCATGAACACCTGGGTCTTCAACGCCGGCGTTCTCCGCTGGTATCTCACCACCAGGGGGGTTAAGGCATGA
- a CDS encoding preprotein translocase subunit SecD — MNRKLKKLLLNWKVLLLIIFVAGSIATLAVRPLTYGIDIAGGVALIAQTERPVDSSTMEIVTDSLQERLNTFGLREVQIQAQGNDIVVVKVANVTSTEEANSLKKVIESQGVFYMEFNGVIFGTGKDITYVGVYQVKSDNSWAVPFRISKEAAEKFAELAKGKPGWPVDMFLDPPADSLLVVPRSIYDLMNSTAFNANAPEAPYLIERIESAFNTTTVVYANQSAEELKRLANGKQIVLAGVGAELVDELKAMNVSVRYIPKQSGVTDEEFIKKVLGLYGPYSLGAELAQGEPQTDVQITGHASNRFQAEQEARTVYTVLKSGSLPVKLKVIGMEFISPKLGESFKTQALYAGIAALMAVLLIVYLHYRSWKIAIPVASTSLSEVIIILGIAALIKWNLDLPSIAGIIAAIGTGVDQQIVITDELLGGDKSTKITRRSSTLKRIGRAFFIIFASAATTIAAMSLLLVYFVGTLKGFAVTTIIGVVIGTLITRPAYAEIAKYLVGEK; from the coding sequence ATGAACAGGAAGCTTAAAAAGCTCCTCCTCAACTGGAAAGTTCTCCTGCTCATCATCTTTGTCGCTGGTTCGATAGCGACGCTTGCTGTACGTCCATTGACCTACGGAATAGACATCGCGGGTGGAGTCGCCCTCATAGCCCAGACTGAGCGCCCCGTTGATTCCAGCACAATGGAGATTGTGACAGACTCGCTCCAGGAGCGTTTGAACACCTTTGGGCTGAGGGAGGTCCAGATTCAGGCGCAGGGAAATGACATTGTCGTTGTTAAAGTGGCTAACGTGACGAGCACTGAGGAAGCCAACTCCCTCAAGAAGGTCATTGAGAGCCAGGGTGTCTTCTACATGGAGTTCAACGGGGTAATATTTGGAACGGGTAAGGACATAACCTACGTTGGCGTTTACCAGGTTAAGTCTGACAACAGCTGGGCAGTTCCCTTCAGGATTTCCAAGGAAGCCGCTGAGAAGTTCGCCGAGCTCGCCAAGGGTAAGCCGGGCTGGCCCGTTGACATGTTCCTTGACCCGCCCGCTGACTCGCTCCTCGTCGTGCCCAGGAGCATTTACGACCTCATGAACAGCACAGCCTTCAACGCCAACGCCCCTGAGGCCCCGTACCTCATCGAGAGGATAGAGAGCGCCTTCAATACTACCACGGTGGTGTATGCAAACCAGAGCGCTGAGGAGCTGAAGAGACTCGCCAACGGGAAGCAGATTGTCCTCGCTGGAGTTGGTGCGGAGCTTGTAGATGAGCTCAAGGCAATGAACGTTAGCGTCCGCTACATCCCGAAGCAGAGTGGCGTTACGGACGAGGAGTTCATCAAGAAGGTTCTCGGCCTCTACGGCCCCTACTCCCTCGGTGCGGAGCTTGCCCAAGGCGAGCCTCAGACCGATGTACAGATAACAGGTCATGCCTCTAACAGGTTCCAGGCCGAGCAGGAAGCTAGGACCGTTTACACAGTCCTCAAGAGCGGTTCCCTCCCTGTTAAGCTTAAGGTCATAGGCATGGAGTTCATCTCGCCAAAGCTCGGTGAGAGCTTCAAGACCCAGGCGCTCTACGCGGGGATAGCCGCCCTGATGGCGGTGCTGCTCATCGTTTACCTTCACTACAGGAGCTGGAAGATAGCGATACCAGTCGCAAGCACGAGCCTCTCCGAGGTTATCATCATACTCGGAATCGCTGCCCTGATAAAGTGGAACCTTGACCTTCCGAGCATAGCAGGCATTATAGCGGCCATAGGAACCGGTGTTGACCAGCAGATAGTCATAACCGACGAGCTTCTCGGCGGGGACAAGTCCACCAAGATAACGAGGCGCTCCAGTACCCTCAAGAGGATTGGAAGGGCGTTCTTCATCATCTTCGCATCCGCGGCAACGACGATAGCGGCCATGAGCCTCCTTCTGGTATACTTCGTCGGGACGCTGAAGGGCTTTGCCGTGACGACTATAATCGGTGTCGTTATTGGAACCCTGATTACGAGGCCCGCCTACGCTGAGATAGCAAAGTACCTCGTTGGTGAGAAGTGA
- a CDS encoding potassium channel family protein, with the protein MYVIIMGAGRVGYLVAKMLEADGHDVTIIEMDRNRAKELSMQINGLVIEGDATDPRTLEEANIKQADAFAALTGKDDANLLACILAKHLNPNIKTSLRISNPKNRLIFEEVTDLRKYFDFVISPEVIAAEYISRNIVTPGFDRVLFPKEGAEIVRFNIDENSKIAGKLVKELNLPKDALIIAVYDEKGNLIIPSGDTRLPEKGQIIVFAKNSVLKDVKELLEGED; encoded by the coding sequence ATGTACGTCATAATAATGGGTGCCGGTAGGGTTGGATACCTGGTCGCGAAGATGCTCGAAGCGGACGGCCACGACGTCACGATAATAGAGATGGACAGAAATAGGGCGAAGGAGCTCTCGATGCAGATAAACGGCCTGGTCATAGAAGGTGACGCCACCGACCCGAGGACTCTCGAAGAGGCCAACATAAAGCAGGCCGACGCTTTCGCGGCGCTTACGGGCAAGGACGACGCCAACCTGCTCGCGTGCATCTTGGCGAAGCACCTCAACCCGAATATCAAGACGTCGCTGAGGATAAGCAACCCCAAGAACAGGCTCATATTCGAGGAGGTAACTGACCTCAGGAAGTACTTTGACTTCGTAATCTCCCCGGAAGTGATAGCGGCGGAATACATAAGCAGAAACATAGTCACGCCCGGCTTCGACCGCGTCCTCTTCCCGAAGGAGGGGGCGGAGATAGTGCGCTTCAACATTGACGAGAACAGCAAAATCGCAGGAAAGCTAGTTAAGGAGCTCAACCTACCAAAAGACGCTCTGATAATAGCAGTTTACGACGAAAAAGGCAACCTGATAATCCCGTCGGGGGACACGAGGCTCCCTGAGAAGGGTCAGATTATAGTTTTCGCCAAGAACTCAGTCCTTAAGGACGTTAAGGAGCTCTTGGAGGGCGAAGATTAG
- a CDS encoding V-type ATP synthase subunit H: MEDVIKRIVEAEREAEERIERAKEEAKAIVRNAKEEAKTIEEEILAKAQAEAESLVQKAREEGEAEAKRIIEEGEREIESLRSKAETNFETAIARAIELVRGG, translated from the coding sequence ATGGAGGACGTCATCAAGCGGATTGTTGAAGCAGAACGGGAAGCAGAGGAACGTATTGAGCGTGCGAAGGAAGAGGCCAAAGCCATTGTCCGCAATGCCAAGGAAGAGGCCAAGACCATCGAGGAGGAAATTCTCGCCAAGGCCCAGGCCGAGGCCGAGTCCCTCGTTCAGAAGGCGAGAGAAGAGGGCGAAGCCGAGGCCAAGAGGATTATTGAGGAGGGTGAGAGGGAAATCGAGTCCCTTCGCTCAAAGGCCGAGACGAACTTCGAGACTGCCATAGCCAGGGCGATAGAGCTTGTGAGAGGGGGCTGA
- a CDS encoding V-type ATP synthase subunit I gives MFRPEEMVKLEVITLNRYKDELLTYLHEAGLVEIRELDVKVAQRDAPNEYYRKAASYSITISRIVDFLKAHKKTSGGGLKGFFFPKERARRTYHYEGVEKLIKDVEEFLSKVEPEIKALESQMNALQSEIERINESIEVLETLSPLNLDVRYLRHSGLVKVTVGTLDRTRLKPLIEDLKGVTEGKFALVTKDSGEKVLLVIATLSRYQDKVNSVLAKHSFEKIEVPGGEGTPAELLKEYRRKLDAKLRELDEIRKEEESLAEKYYDDVVFYKELLDNERDKASVLPMLARTNMTFALTGWLPRMDVPKVLEGIKDVTEGKAYINVREPTEAELDEIPIKLKNPKWVRPFEMITEMYGVPKYNEIDPTLIIAFTYSFFFGFMLTDFMYGLIIGVIAALLVKGHRKFNDGTYKFAYTLLWSSFFTMLMGALFGSYFGNAGDILLQHITGNSNAQFPRIADPLKQPMTVLMMALAIGLAHLFTGYATGFVVKWKNGDVKGAVFEQLPWMLIIIAVALLATKNTSMTMLAKVIFGAGLVLFVVGEIVSNGGLAALMLISDFFGFVGNWLSYARLMALALATSGIALVINILAEMVWGIKVSVVPIGIVVGLIIFFGGQLFSVAINALGAFVHSLRLHYVEFFGTFYSGDGKPFTPFKSKREVSKLELKADGGA, from the coding sequence ATGTTCAGGCCCGAGGAAATGGTCAAGCTCGAGGTCATAACCCTTAACCGCTACAAGGACGAGCTGCTGACTTACCTCCACGAGGCCGGGCTCGTTGAGATTCGCGAGCTCGACGTTAAGGTCGCCCAGAGGGACGCCCCCAACGAGTACTACCGGAAGGCCGCTTCGTACAGCATAACAATATCCAGGATTGTGGACTTTCTGAAGGCCCACAAGAAGACCTCCGGAGGGGGACTGAAGGGGTTCTTCTTCCCGAAGGAGCGCGCCAGAAGGACTTACCACTACGAGGGCGTTGAAAAGCTGATAAAGGACGTTGAAGAGTTCCTATCGAAAGTTGAGCCCGAGATAAAGGCCCTTGAGTCCCAGATGAACGCACTCCAGAGCGAGATTGAGCGCATCAACGAGTCCATTGAAGTACTTGAGACTCTCTCGCCCCTTAACCTGGACGTCCGCTACCTCAGGCACTCCGGGCTCGTAAAGGTCACAGTGGGTACTCTGGACAGGACGAGGCTGAAGCCCCTCATTGAAGACCTCAAAGGGGTCACGGAGGGTAAATTCGCCCTCGTTACGAAGGACTCCGGTGAGAAGGTTCTCCTTGTTATAGCGACCCTCAGCAGGTATCAGGATAAGGTCAATTCAGTCCTTGCAAAGCACTCCTTCGAGAAGATAGAGGTTCCTGGGGGTGAGGGGACTCCCGCGGAGCTCCTCAAAGAGTACAGGAGAAAGCTTGACGCCAAGCTGAGGGAGCTCGACGAGATCAGAAAAGAAGAGGAGAGCCTGGCCGAGAAGTACTACGACGACGTCGTTTTCTATAAGGAGCTCCTTGACAACGAGCGCGACAAGGCCTCAGTGCTTCCAATGCTCGCGAGGACCAACATGACGTTCGCTTTGACCGGGTGGCTTCCAAGGATGGACGTCCCCAAGGTTCTTGAGGGGATAAAGGACGTAACGGAAGGAAAGGCCTACATAAACGTCCGCGAGCCCACCGAGGCTGAGCTCGACGAGATTCCGATAAAGCTCAAGAACCCGAAGTGGGTCAGGCCCTTCGAGATGATTACCGAGATGTACGGTGTCCCCAAGTACAACGAGATAGACCCAACGCTCATCATAGCGTTCACGTACTCGTTCTTCTTCGGCTTCATGCTCACTGACTTCATGTACGGCCTTATCATCGGCGTGATTGCGGCATTACTCGTTAAAGGACACAGGAAGTTCAACGACGGAACCTACAAGTTCGCCTACACCCTCCTCTGGAGTTCGTTCTTCACGATGCTCATGGGTGCTCTCTTCGGCAGTTACTTCGGCAACGCGGGGGACATACTCCTCCAGCACATCACGGGCAACTCAAACGCCCAGTTCCCGCGCATAGCGGATCCGCTCAAGCAACCGATGACCGTGCTGATGATGGCCCTTGCCATAGGTCTGGCGCACCTCTTCACGGGCTATGCCACCGGCTTTGTCGTCAAGTGGAAGAACGGCGACGTCAAGGGCGCGGTGTTTGAACAGCTTCCATGGATGCTGATCATAATTGCCGTAGCCCTCCTTGCAACCAAGAATACCTCCATGACAATGCTCGCCAAGGTCATCTTCGGTGCTGGTCTGGTGCTCTTTGTGGTGGGAGAAATAGTCAGCAACGGCGGACTCGCGGCCCTGATGTTAATCTCGGACTTCTTTGGCTTCGTGGGCAACTGGCTCAGCTACGCCCGTTTGATGGCTTTGGCCCTTGCAACCAGTGGAATAGCGCTGGTCATCAATATCCTGGCGGAAATGGTCTGGGGAATCAAGGTAAGCGTCGTTCCCATTGGAATTGTCGTAGGTTTGATTATATTCTTTGGCGGTCAGCTGTTTTCAGTGGCAATAAACGCCCTTGGAGCGTTCGTTCACTCGCTCCGTCTTCACTATGTTGAGTTCTTCGGAACCTTTTACTCGGGTGACGGGAAGCCGTTCACCCCGTTCAAGTCCAAGAGGGAAGTTTCAAAACTTGAGCTGAAAGCTGATGGAGGTGCATGA
- a CDS encoding ATP synthase subunit K (produces ATP from ADP in the presence of a proton gradient across the membrane; the K subunit is a nonenzymatic component which binds the dimeric form by interacting with the G and E subunits) — MDPIVYVSLGAALAAGIAGVASAFGIGIAGTAAAGAVAEDEKNFRNALILEGLPMTQSIYGLITLFLILMSAGIIGGGFKFTANTPENIVKSAILLGAGLTVGLTGLSAIPQGIIASAGIGAVAKNPKTFTQNVVFAAMAETTAIFGLVGALIMIATGVGL, encoded by the coding sequence ATGGATCCGATAGTTTACGTATCCCTGGGCGCGGCGCTCGCCGCGGGTATAGCTGGTGTCGCTTCGGCCTTTGGTATTGGTATAGCAGGTACTGCAGCTGCAGGAGCGGTGGCAGAGGACGAGAAGAACTTCAGGAACGCGCTCATACTTGAAGGTCTGCCGATGACCCAGAGCATCTACGGCCTCATTACGCTGTTCCTTATCCTGATGAGCGCGGGGATTATAGGCGGTGGCTTCAAGTTCACCGCCAACACCCCTGAAAACATCGTTAAGAGCGCCATACTCCTCGGTGCTGGCCTCACCGTTGGCCTTACCGGCCTCTCGGCCATCCCGCAGGGTATAATCGCAAGCGCCGGTATCGGTGCCGTTGCCAAGAACCCGAAGACCTTCACCCAGAACGTCGTCTTCGCCGCTATGGCAGAGACCACCGCAATATTCGGTCTCGTCGGTGCGCTCATTATGATAGCCACCGGAGTCGGCCTTTGA
- a CDS encoding V-type ATP synthase subunit E: MEGAELIIQEINREAEQKIQYIINEAKEEAEKLKEEARKRAEAKVEWILRKAKTQAEIEKQRIIANAKLEVRKKKLAAQEELIRKVLESLKERLASLSEDEYFPMVVGLTANAVEELGVDRVVLRSNDRTLKLIVERLSEFKEKLREALGKDVEVIVGEPIQTIGGVLVESPDGTVRVDNTFESRIARFESELRATIAKALFG; the protein is encoded by the coding sequence ATGGAGGGTGCAGAACTCATAATTCAGGAGATAAACAGGGAAGCGGAGCAGAAGATACAGTACATCATCAACGAGGCGAAGGAAGAGGCCGAGAAGCTCAAAGAGGAGGCCAGGAAGAGGGCCGAGGCCAAGGTCGAGTGGATACTCAGGAAGGCAAAGACACAGGCCGAGATTGAGAAGCAGAGGATAATAGCCAACGCAAAGCTTGAGGTCAGGAAGAAGAAGCTTGCCGCTCAGGAGGAGCTGATAAGAAAAGTCCTGGAGTCCCTCAAGGAGAGGCTTGCCAGCCTGTCCGAAGATGAGTACTTCCCGATGGTCGTCGGGCTCACGGCCAACGCCGTTGAGGAGCTCGGGGTTGATAGGGTCGTTCTCCGCTCGAACGATAGAACCCTCAAGCTCATCGTTGAGAGGCTCTCCGAGTTCAAGGAGAAGCTCCGCGAGGCCCTCGGGAAGGACGTCGAGGTCATCGTTGGCGAGCCGATTCAGACAATCGGCGGAGTCCTCGTTGAGAGCCCCGACGGGACGGTAAGGGTCGACAACACCTTCGAGTCTAGGATAGCGCGCTTTGAGAGCGAGCTGAGGGCTACCATTGCGAAGGCCCTCTTTGGGTGA